In Nitrospirota bacterium, a genomic segment contains:
- a CDS encoding rubredoxin has protein sequence MDKYECPCGYVYSPEEGDYHNGVNPGTPFADIPDTWVCPQCGASKEYFVKL, from the coding sequence ATGGATAAGTATGAATGTCCGTGTGGCTATGTTTATTCTCCAGAAGAGGGAGACTATCACAACGGAGTTAACCCCGGTACTCCTTTTGCCGATATCCCTGATACGTGGGTATGTCCGCAATGTGGAGCCAGTAAAGAGTATTTTGTAAAATTATAG